One Archangium violaceum genomic window, TGGAGTACGCGCTGGCGGAGCTGTGGCGCTCGTGGGGCGTGGTGCCGCAGGCGGTGTTGGGACACAGCGTGGGCGAGCTGGTGGCCGCGTGCGTGGCGGGGGTGTTCAGCCTGGAGGACGGGCTGAAGCTGATCGCCGAGCGCGCGAGGTTGATGCACTCGCTGCCGAGGGACGGGGAGATGGCGGCCGTCTTCGCCGGGGAGGCCGAGGTGGCCGAGTCGCTGCGGCTCCACGAGGGACGGGTGTCGCTCGCGGCCATCAACGGACCGACGGAGACGGTCATCTCCGGTGAGCGGCAGGCAGTGCTGGCGGTGGTGGAGTCCTTCCAGGGGAAGGGCATCAAGACGCGGGCGTTGCAGGTGTCGCACGCATTCCACTCGCCGTTGATGGAGTCGATCCTCGAGCCCTTCGAGCGGGTGGCCGAGAAGGTGACGTACGCGGCGCCGAAGCTCACCGTCATCTCCAACGTGACGGGCCGGCCGGCGACGGCGGCGGAGCTGACGGGAGCGGCGTACTGGAAGCGCCACGTGCGGGAGCCGGTGCGCTTCCTGGCGGGAGTCCAGAGCCTGCACGAGGCGGGCATCGGCCTGATGGTGGAGCTCGGCCCCAAGCCGACGCTGTTGGGGATGGCGAAGCGCTGCGTCCCCGAGGACGCGGGAGCGGGGTGGATTCCCTCACTGCGCGAGGGCCAGAACGAGACGCGCACGGTGCTCGAGGCGGTGTCGGAGCTGTACACGCGAGGGGTGGAGGTGGATTGGAAGGGGCTGGTGGGGACGAGCCGCCGCCGGGTGACGCTGCCCACGTATCCCTTCCAACGCGAGCGTTACTGGGTCGAGCCCTCGGCGCGAGCCGCTGGTGCCACGCCGATGCCAGCCATGAGCGCGAGGGGAGGCCATCCGCTGATTGGCCATCGGGTGCGCTCGCCGGTGACGGTGGCCTTCGAGACGCAGCTCGACGCGGGGCGGCTCGCGGTGCTGAGAGATCACCGGGTGCACGGACACATCGTGGTGTCGGGAGTGGTGCACCTGTCCATGGCGATGGCGGCGATGGCGGAGGTGTCGGGGGCCTCGCCGGGAGTGCACGCGGAGGGCATCACGTTCTCCGACGCGCTGCTGCTCTCGGAGGGCGAGCCGCGCACGGTGCAGCTCGTGTTGCAGGACAAGGGGCAAGGGGGCACGGCCTTCCAGCTCTTCAGCCTCGAAGCGGGGCAGGGTGGGGGCGAGCCCTCGTGGAAGCTGCACACCTCGGGCACCTTCCAGGGGGAGGCTCGCGAGGGGGCGTTCGAGCGAGCGCGGGTGGAGGGCCCGCTGGACGCGGTGCGCGCGAGGTGCGGCGAGGAGATGACGGGCGAGGCCTTCTACGCCACGCATTGGAAGGTGGGCGAGCATGAGATCGGCCCGAGCTTCCGGCTCATCCGGAGGCTGTGGCGCCGGGACGGCGAGGCACTGGCGGAGATCTCGGTGCCGGAGATGCCCGAGCTGAGCGGAGAGCGGACCGCGCTCCCGGTGGGCCCGCTGTTGGCGGAGGCGTGCGTGGTGGAGGCCTGTGGGCAGCTCGTGAAGGTGGCGCTGCCCGCGGGAGTAGGGGAGCGGGGCGTGTTCATCGGCGTGGGCGTGGATCGGCACGATCAGCGGCACGGAGGAGCAGGGCGGACGCGCTGGTGCCACGTGCGCTTGCACCCGTCGGAGGATCCGGACTCCTTGCGAGCGGACCTGCGCCTGTTGGACGAGGTGGGAGCGGTGGTGGCCGTTTCGGAGGGCATGCATCTGCGGCGTGTGAGCGCCCAGGTGTTGCGCCGGGCGGTGGAGGGTCCGAGCAGGGCAACCACGGTGTCCCGGCGCCAGGAACCGGTCGAGCTGCTGGAGCGGATCCGCTCGGCGAGCGCGGCCGAGAAGCGTGGGCACCTCGAATCCTATCTGTTGCACCAGGCCGCCTCGGTGTCTGGACTGGCGGCGTCAGACATTGATCCCGAGGCGTCGCTGAGAGAGCTGGGATTGGACTCGCTGGGAGCGGTGGATCTCAAGGGGTGGATCCAGAAGGATCTGGGGGTGGACGTGCCGGTGGCGGACCTGCTGCAGGGCCCGAGCCCGCGCCATCTGGCGGAACAGCTCGCGCAATCCCTGACACCGATTGCCGCCCCGGTGACGGAGAGTCCGAGGCGCACGCCGCCCCCCGGGGATCCGATTCCGCCGGAGGAGCTCTCCCGGTGGTTCCGCCGGAAGCCCGGAGCGACGGGGGCGCGAGTGCGCCTGTTCTGCTTCCCATTCGGGGGAGCGGGGGCGCTGGTGTACCGCGGCTGGGCGGAGAAGCTCCCCCACTGGCTCGAGGTCATCCCGGTCCAACTTCCGGGCCGGGAGGAGCGGCTGAAGGAGCGAGCCTTCGAGCGCTTCCCGGCGTTGCTGCCGGAGCTGGCGCGGGTGATGCGGCCGTTGCTGGACGAGCCCTTCGCGCTCTTCGGCGCGAGCATGGGAGGAATCATCGCCTTCGAGCTGGCGAGGTGGCTGCGGGCGGAGTGGGGGCTAGAGCCGGCGCACCTGTTCATCGCGGCCTCGTCCGAGCCACAGGTGCCGAACGCGCGGCTCGACGAGATGCTGGGGGCGGTGGTGGCGGGAGGCTCGAAGGTGGACGTGGGCCTGCTGCGCCGCTTCAACCTGGTGCCCGAGGCGCTGTTGGCCTACCCGGAGATGGTGCAGATGCTGCTGCCCACGATGCAGGCGGACTTCCGGCTGCTGCGAAGCCACGTCTACCGGAACGAAGCGCCGTTCGACTGCCCCATCTCGATCTTCGGAGGCACGAGGGACACGCTGGTGGGCCGCGAGCACCTCGAAGCATGGGGCCAGCACACGCGGGGAGTGTTCAAGCTCCGGCTCTTCGAGGGGGAGCACCTGTTCGTGAAGAACGACCCCGGACCGGTGCAGGCCGCCATCGCCGAGGATCTGTCGGAGCGCTTCCGGGAGGGCTGACGCGGATCTTTTGGAGTACCCCTTGGTCGCCTTGCCGCTTCATTTCTCTATAGTCCACACCTGCCAGCAGACGTTTCTGCGGCATCAACTCTCCTCCGGAGGCCTGAATGAAGCTTCTCTCCCGGGCGGTCCTGAACATCAGTGCGGCCGTCATGACCGTGGGGCTGGTTGCCCCAGCCCTCGCTGCACCACCGGCGCCAACCGATCTGACCTCGTGCCGTACGTCCGACAACCGCGTGACGCTGGACTGGTCCGACGTCGTCGACGCCACCTCCTACGAAGTCTGGGAACCCTCGAATACCCCGGACCGGCCGGTGGCCACCGTCACCGCGTCCACCCGCACCTCCGGGGTGCTGCCCAACGACGACTACACCTACTACGTCAAGGCCGTGGACGCCTCGGGAGCCTCGGGCTTCTCGAACGCGGCCCCCATCAACATCCCCAATGGCCAGCTGTGCGGCAGCAATCCCCCGCCGTCCACGAACATCGACACCGCCTTCGACGATGCGTGGGCGACGCGTAACCACGAGACGCTGCGCTCGTTCTTCGAGGCCCACGTCGGCACGTTCACGCCGGGGCCGACCGTCTCCTCGCCGGGGACGGTGACCACGCAGGCCCAGGCGGACGCGCTCTCGGGCCGCACGGTCATCGGCAACGTCACCTTCGCCTGCTCCAGCGGGTGCACCGTGTCCAACGCCGTCTTCCGTGACGTCATCGTCGCGCAGAGCGGAACAGTGACCTTCAACAACGTCATCAATGACCCGCAGCGCGCCACCGACGCCGTCGGATTCTTCGAGGTCCGGGCAGCAGCGACGGTCAACCTGAACCGCTTCGAAATCCGCAACAGTCAGGACGGCATCCGCTCCAGCGGAACCGTCAACGCCCGCTACCTGTACATCCACAGCGTGAGCCCCTACGTGGAGACGGTTGGAAACGGGCATCAGGATGGTTTCCAGCAGTACGGCGGCTCGGTCGATTGCCAGAGGTGCTTCATCGACTACCGGAACGCCGTGACGTCCGCCATTCTCGTGAAGCCGGACGCCACCACCATCACGAAGACGCGATGGAACTACACCTTCTTCCAGGGGGGCGGCTACACCATCCACCTGCACGACAGTGGCACCAAGACCGTCCAGGCCGCCGGCCTCGATTTCAGCAACGTGCTGGTGGCGCGCGGCTACCGGACGGGCCTCGCCTCCATCTGGGATATCAACGACGCCGCGCGTGCCAAGGCCGACGACTACGTCATGAACGTCAGCACCGTGGACGGCGGCGGCACCCGGCGCCTCGTGGACGGCGTCAAGATTTAGTGCAGTCCAGGAGCGTTCCTCCCGCCCCATCTTCTCTGTGATGACACCGGCCAGCTCCAAGGTTTGGGAGCTGGCCTGTGTCGATCAGCCATCAGGTAGGACCCCGGCTCGTATCGTCCCTGGCAGCGCGTGCCCGCTGTCGAAGGCCTCGCGGGCCTTGTGCTTGCTGGGTGCGGCGTCGAACAGCGCCTGGTTGTTCTCCGCCGTGGAGAACGTGTCCTGCGCCGCCGTCAACAGCAGCCAGGATTGCTGGATGCCGCCCATCCGATTCACGGGCGCGGCATCTCCCAACACGGGATCCACGTGCGGTGGCACCATGGTCACCAGGAGCGTGACGCGCGCGCTCCTCGAGCTGGCGCTGGTGGAGCGGCTGGCCCGGCGGTTCTCCTGGGGTATCTCCATCGCCCCCCTGGAGCCCCGTGGCATGCGGGTGCGGCTGACCTGGAGACGCTGAGGCCCATCGCCGAAGTGGGCACGGTGCCGGGTGCCCACGGTCCGTGGGCACCCGAGCGGGCCCGGGTGGCTATCCGCCGACGACAAGGGTGAGGCCGTAGGCGTTCAGGATCTCCTTGACCGGCTGGAAGTAGGTGGTGCCGCCCGAGGTGCAGTTGCCCGAGCCGCCGGACGTCACCCCTTGCGCCTGGGTGCCGGAGAGCCACGGGCCGCCCGAGTCGCCAATCCCCGCGCAGACATTGGTCCGGGTGAGACCGGTGACGACTCCCTCGGCGTAGTGGATGGTGGCGTTCAGGCTCTGAATGGTTCCACACCTCCAGCCCGTCGAGGGGCTGGGGCGGCAGACCGAGGCGCCGACCGGGGCGACCGTGGAGCCGGT contains:
- a CDS encoding type I polyketide synthase, whose protein sequence is MSGAPEGTDRQAVLKQALHEIKQMRARVEASERAKREPIAILGMACRFPGADSPEAFWRLLRDGVDATSEVPPERWDVDAWYDPDPNAPGKAYTRRGGFLRDVDRFDARFFNINPREAVSIDPQHRLFWEQSWEALERAGRAPGSLSGSRAGVFLGITNNDYGQLLATLRDPAEQDGYVMTGNALNFAPGRLSYMLGLQGPSVAVDTACSSSLVALHLACQSLRSGEVDLAIVGGVNLILSPGGTVLMSKARALAPDGRCKTFDASADGYARGEGCGVVVLARLSDAVAAKDPILAVIRGSAVNQDGPSSGPTVPNGQAQQAVIREALARAGVKPTEVDYVEAHGTGTSLGDPIELRALGEVLGEGRAAGDRFVLGSVKTNVGHAEAAAGMAGLLKVVLSLRHGQIPPHLHFRVPNPHVPWESIPAEVRTSLSAWTRRGERRVAGVSSFGASGTNAHVVLSEPPPTEATATEPEPRWAVLPLSARRWEALLELAGRFEEHLANNPSTSLGEVCATAATGRTHFSHRLAVVADSVSEVRSHLAAFVAGEPAAGLVAGRTRGETPPKVAFLFTGQGSQYVGMGRGLYESQPVFRQTLDRCDALLRPLMERPLLEVLFAKEGVAEAELLTETRYTQPALFALEYALAELWRSWGVVPQAVLGHSVGELVAACVAGVFSLEDGLKLIAERARLMHSLPRDGEMAAVFAGEAEVAESLRLHEGRVSLAAINGPTETVISGERQAVLAVVESFQGKGIKTRALQVSHAFHSPLMESILEPFERVAEKVTYAAPKLTVISNVTGRPATAAELTGAAYWKRHVREPVRFLAGVQSLHEAGIGLMVELGPKPTLLGMAKRCVPEDAGAGWIPSLREGQNETRTVLEAVSELYTRGVEVDWKGLVGTSRRRVTLPTYPFQRERYWVEPSARAAGATPMPAMSARGGHPLIGHRVRSPVTVAFETQLDAGRLAVLRDHRVHGHIVVSGVVHLSMAMAAMAEVSGASPGVHAEGITFSDALLLSEGEPRTVQLVLQDKGQGGTAFQLFSLEAGQGGGEPSWKLHTSGTFQGEAREGAFERARVEGPLDAVRARCGEEMTGEAFYATHWKVGEHEIGPSFRLIRRLWRRDGEALAEISVPEMPELSGERTALPVGPLLAEACVVEACGQLVKVALPAGVGERGVFIGVGVDRHDQRHGGAGRTRWCHVRLHPSEDPDSLRADLRLLDEVGAVVAVSEGMHLRRVSAQVLRRAVEGPSRATTVSRRQEPVELLERIRSASAAEKRGHLESYLLHQAASVSGLAASDIDPEASLRELGLDSLGAVDLKGWIQKDLGVDVPVADLLQGPSPRHLAEQLAQSLTPIAAPVTESPRRTPPPGDPIPPEELSRWFRRKPGATGARVRLFCFPFGGAGALVYRGWAEKLPHWLEVIPVQLPGREERLKERAFERFPALLPELARVMRPLLDEPFALFGASMGGIIAFELARWLRAEWGLEPAHLFIAASSEPQVPNARLDEMLGAVVAGGSKVDVGLLRRFNLVPEALLAYPEMVQMLLPTMQADFRLLRSHVYRNEAPFDCPISIFGGTRDTLVGREHLEAWGQHTRGVFKLRLFEGEHLFVKNDPGPVQAAIAEDLSERFREG
- a CDS encoding fibronectin type III domain-containing protein; its protein translation is MKLLSRAVLNISAAVMTVGLVAPALAAPPAPTDLTSCRTSDNRVTLDWSDVVDATSYEVWEPSNTPDRPVATVTASTRTSGVLPNDDYTYYVKAVDASGASGFSNAAPINIPNGQLCGSNPPPSTNIDTAFDDAWATRNHETLRSFFEAHVGTFTPGPTVSSPGTVTTQAQADALSGRTVIGNVTFACSSGCTVSNAVFRDVIVAQSGTVTFNNVINDPQRATDAVGFFEVRAAATVNLNRFEIRNSQDGIRSSGTVNARYLYIHSVSPYVETVGNGHQDGFQQYGGSVDCQRCFIDYRNAVTSAILVKPDATTITKTRWNYTFFQGGGYTIHLHDSGTKTVQAAGLDFSNVLVARGYRTGLASIWDINDAARAKADDYVMNVSTVDGGGTRRLVDGVKI